The Pontibacillus halophilus JSM 076056 = DSM 19796 sequence CCCCACTTGTCAACAGGCAACAACACTCCTCGCTTCGCTGTGACAGTCGCAACAGCCAATGCAGTAACAGCAGAAAGCATGGCAACAAATTCATGTCCAAATAACCAAGCATATAGGAGCGCACTTAGAGAATACGTGGCTCCGACAAGAAATGCCCAAGGGAACATCTGTGTAACATGACTCCACTTTCTCTCTTCCCCAAAGAAGAAAACAAGCAGGAAGATGAGAAGGAATGGTAGCCAAGTGGCACCTAACAAATCAATGAATGCGGTTTTAATCGCAATTTGCTGGAAGAAAGACGGCTCCGCCATTGGTAAGTTTCCTAAACCTACCTCAATTGGTGTGCCGACAGCGCCATAGGATACTGGAGAACTATCTGCGACTAGCGCTAATACAACTGCTGAGAGTGGTGTGAATCCAAGAGCAACGAGCAAAGGCCCAGTTATCGCTGCTGGAGTGCCGAATCCAGATGCCCCCTCTAATAAAGCTCCAAATAAGAAGGCAACGAGCACTACTTGAACTCTCTTATCATTAGAGATTCTTTTAAATCCTCCATTAATGGCTAGAACGGCCCCAGTTTGTTTCAGGGTTTCAAGCAGTACAATCGCACCAAATAGGATAAAAAGAATCGTAATTGTTTTATGACTACCTTGAAGTATCGATGCCATCAGAACATTCTCTTCTACTCCCCAAATAAAGAACGCTAATAGTCCAACAATTAGAGCGCTAAGAGCCATCCCTTTAACGGCACTCATCCGTAACCCGACAAGAAATAGAAATGGAAATAGGATTGCGCTTAGTGCAACGAGCAAATACATAGAATCTCCCCCTCAACCAACCTGATAGCTATGATGTGTATCTCTACTTCCATTATATATGAGTTTCGGAGGTGCCATATGTAAGGTGTATGGACATTATGTGAAATATTTCACATAATGAATTACTAATAACAAACTTCCATGTATGTGTACTCTAAGTCATGAAATTAAGCCCAGGCCATCAGCCTGGGCTTTCCTGAAAATCTAATTAAGCACGTCGTCTAGCATAAACTGCCGTTCCAGCCAATAAGGCTAAGATTGGCACTAGATACCAAGCTAGGTTAAAGGATTGCGCCGTTCCTCCCATTCCTGTCTTCGGCATTTCAGAAGGCATCTCAGTAGCAGCAAACTGTTCTGGGAATTGTGCTACAAATCCAGAA is a genomic window containing:
- a CDS encoding L-lactate permease — its product is MYLLVALSAILFPFLFLVGLRMSAVKGMALSALIVGLLAFFIWGVEENVLMASILQGSHKTITILFILFGAIVLLETLKQTGAVLAINGGFKRISNDKRVQVVLVAFLFGALLEGASGFGTPAAITGPLLVALGFTPLSAVVLALVADSSPVSYGAVGTPIEVGLGNLPMAEPSFFQQIAIKTAFIDLLGATWLPFLLIFLLVFFFGEERKWSHVTQMFPWAFLVGATYSLSALLYAWLFGHEFVAMLSAVTALAVATVTAKRGVLLPVDKWGATDNEDSEESESGGMNLWIAWSPYVIVILLLLLTRLVPVVKRMSTQAVDLSWNSILGYEGISSAWQVLYSPGMILTIAAFLAILVQRKSIKTFLVASVMAGRSVKTAGIALLFTLVMVQIFSNSGLNSNDLASMPDYIAYTLADSFGGVWIFVAPFLGELGSFITGSATVSSLTFSPIQMQIANLTGINLDAVLATQVLGASAGNMICVHNVVAASAVVGLAGQEGEILRKTVGPALLYGIVAGVGGALLLILL